One Clupea harengus chromosome 11, Ch_v2.0.2, whole genome shotgun sequence DNA window includes the following coding sequences:
- the si:ch211-261d7.6 gene encoding zinc finger protein 91 isoform X1, whose amino-acid sequence MAAVYSEKGGTLQGDIGVLSQENKEGTSNVGLPTPSKPKQIKAEDIGAFVDSRLGPATSKNHAEIVGMNAMPPIIIKEEQIEDEEYVQINLSDIAAGSEERASDNENESVQEANVDGGWQFRCVDCGETFGDKEVYLEHRREHTHDGPIVCLDSDSQWDDLLVSQDGGRRTLCCALCGRKFSSSRGFFSHQLKHRNQALKHGQENSYGLGGVKQRFYECEDCGKTYSTIGQYLNHQRSHKQASKSVFHQLADLKKKSFQCPTCSRCYSRASALDAHRRCHEVKLIKPRAGGTGKAPVAQEPASENEGSDQAAEATEESQKTPYACECGRSFRTMCGLSTHQRFSHTCNPTVVKVIKEECKLPFKCSQCEKQFVSPVALACHERWHRRRDMIRSSGVSLTCEECGKSFTSLTFFHKHQRLAHSEEAPAKSFLHQVCQLQKKSFECQDCGRRFSRASALQSHQLCHTDVYGDIETPAQTSDASPPSPQKLYLCDKVKAANFAIGAMVYSQDNTEVSTDLNSSEVEEENETADLNVEVVSVTASDGSLFGSDDELDQDQNPDLELVCESDADEGDELPSSPTQDDAPTSPPQHYKPEVNVKIVKVNFAHVTDQNVKEKGLFRSVPREPVNFECPECGRKFESAGGLRCHRLWHRGGMGKKACIKRKISPTSSVVKRHFICEICGHKSYSKPAHNAHLGKHEERTAYKSISYQLAGLKKNSFKCDECGMRFSRLSALHSHQQHHNNEKKPFACKNCDKSYSNASGLYNHKKSCYPGKVVKKDAGPEVKKETFNPKKNLLGPKVHHCKRCGKSFWSLGALTHHKQYHTHCTTAEPESSPPVNGRPRRVSCPICGLKFRKRGSLAWHMQRHKQKKKEVHTCGECGKSYRLLTCFLKHQLIHAGVQDNPPAIKSFDFQVEQVKKNAYSCTECGKLFSRAMALQFHMKSHGYETGFSKSQAKEGLQCPTCLNQFQNEAMLENHQKSCGKTKDDKGGEVPITESALKSEAKVLPEPKTADLKYKCVDCGRSFAVVGALNFHKRIHLKSHTSLVKTKISRLSRVAKLTTEQKAGKYPFTCSDCGRHFTNNSALGTHRRWHTDKKFAGFLSKEEKTSVTKSVDNGPFLCNLCGKGFFYLCVLRRHQKHHPPIEANPPEKAHTADMVSESKTSPSASSLACPECDMTFYGGTQLATHFEMYHATSEKSSPHVPSPKVPSGQTGMPANAPSNTSPSKKNSLKLKVHQCPHCPKNYPKIRGLRAHKWQAHRKPIKPVVPLKPFPCPDCEKRYSSQGALYNHRKTCKAVKVEAPKPPVTKVKVKVEETPVSRRPVELVSKCFFKCHKCGKAFPSEEQLKAHKDVAKTRPFCCALCCRGYWTEAQLQQHLSWHDEVRKRLPTELRYRLSTSVSSGLKPKPQSSLPSPEKHSPPPPQVKQYLAKPVAPPRQKGHKCQHCGKSFLSPLALQHHQAQHKTNLAQPTYHCTLCPLTFTEIRELIDHHQECMGDKERKDSDSGPPTRDGDGLTCIECGMSFGQETELHQHYIEHARGEY is encoded by the exons ATGGCTGCTGTTTACTCTGAAAAAGGTGGCACATTGCAAGGAGATATTGGGGTACTTTCACAAGAAAATAAGGAGGGTACTAGTAATGTTGGTTTACCTACTCCCAGCAAGCCTAAACAAATTAAAGCAGAAGACATAGGTGCATTCGTAGACTCAAGGCTTGGCCCAGCTACATCTAAGAACCACGCCGAGATTGTTGGGATGAACGCCATGCCACCTATTATAATAAAAGAGGAGCAAATCGAGGATGAAGAATATGTGCAGATAAACTTGAGTGATATCGCTGCAGGATCCGAGGAGAGAGCTTCTGATAATGAAAATGAGTCCGTTCAAGAAGCAAATGTTGATG GGGGGTGGCAATTCCGCTGTGTGGATTGTGGCGAGACCTTCGGGGACAAAGAGGTATACCTGGAGCACCGTCGAGAGCACACCCACGACGGTCCCATCGTGTGCCTGGACAGTGACTCTCAGTGGGACGACCTTCTCGTCTCTCAGGATGGTGGCCGGCGGACTCTCTGCTGTGCCCTTTGTGGGCGCAAATTTTCGAGTTCACGTGGCTTTTTCAGTCACCAACTGAAGCACCGTAATCAGGCACTGAAGCACGGTCAGGAGAACAGCTATGGACTGGGTGGCGTGAAGCAACGTTTTTATGAGTGTGAAGACTGTGGTAAGACGTACTCTACCATTGGTCAGTATCTCAACCATCAGCGATCTCACAAACAGGCCTCAAAGTCTGTCTTTCATCAGTTGGCAGACCTCAAGAAGAAGTCGTTCCAGTGCCCCACGTGTAGCCGCTGCTACTCTCGTGCTTCAGCCCTTGATGCCCATCGCCGCTGCCATGAGGTGAAACTGATCAAACCCCGAGCTGGTGGTACAGGGAAGGCACCAGTGGCTCAGGAACCTGCAAGTGAAAATGAAGGTTCTGACCAAGCTGCTGAGGCAACAGAGGAAAGCCAAAAAACTCCATATGCTTGTGAATGTGGCCGATCTTTTCGCACAATGTGTGGCTTAAGCACGCATCAACGCTTCAGCCATACATGCAACCCCACTGTTGTTAAAGTAATCAAGGAGGAATGTAAGCTACCTTTTAAGTGTTCCCAGTGTGAGAAACAGTTTGTGAGCCCAGTGGCGCTGGCGTGCCATGAGCGATGGCACAGAAGGCGCGACATGATTCGCAGTAGTGGCGTCTCCCTGACTTGTGAGGAGTGTGGCAAGTCTTTTACCTCACTCACCTTCTTCCACAAGCATCAAAGACTGGCTCACAGTGAGGAGGCTCCTGCAAAGTCTTTCCTTCATCAAGTGTGTCAGCTTCAGAAAAAGTCATTTGAATGTCAGGATTGTGGACGGCGGTTCTCCCGAGCCTCAGCTCTCCAGTCTCATCAGCTTTGCCACACAGATGTCTACGGTGACATAGAAACACCAGCTCAAACATCTGACGCAAGCCCTCCGTCGCCTCAAAAGCTGTACCTGTGCGACAAAGTGAAAGCTGCAAACTTTGCCATTGGAGCAATGGTTTATTCACAGGACAATACAGAAGTGTCAACTGACCTCAACAGCAGTGAGGTAGAAGAGGAGAATGAGACGGCGGACCTAAATGTAGAGGTGGTTAGTGTAACTGCCTCGGATGGCTCACTATTCGGGAGTGATGATGAGCTAGATCAGGACCAAAACCCTGATCTGGAATTGGTGTGTGAATCTGATGCTGACGAAGGAGACGAGCTGCCTTCAAGTCCAACACAAGATGATGCACCCACATCACCACCACAACATTATAAACCTGAGGTCAATGTGAAAATTGTAAAGGTCAACTTTGCTCACGTTACTGACCAAAATGTCAAGGAAAAGGGCTTGTTCAGAAGCGTGCCTCGAGAGCCTGTGAATTTTGAATGTCCGGAGTGTGGCAGAAAGTTTGAAAGTGCTGGTGGCCTACGCTGCCACAGGCTGTGGCACAGGGGTGGGATGGGGAAGAAAGCATGCATTAAGAGAAAGATTTCTCCCACCAGCTCTGTAGTGAAACGCCACTTTATCTGTGAAATTTGTGGCCATAAAAGTTACTCCAAGCCTGCTCACAATGCTCACCTGGGCAAACATGAGGAGAGAACCGCGTACAAATCCATCTCATACCAACTTGCTGGGCTTAAAAAGAACAGCTTTAAATGTGATGAGTGTGGGATGCGCTTTTCTCGACTCTCTGCCCTACACTCGCATCAGCAACATCATAACAATGAAAAGAAACCATTTGCATGCAAGAACTGTGACAAGAGTTACTCCAATGCCAGTGGGCTCTACAATCATAAAAAGTCGTGTTATCCTGGAAAAGTTGTTAAGAAAGACGCAGGGCCTGAGGTAAAAAAAGAGACTTTTAAtccaaagaaaaatcttcttgGCCCAAAGGTTCACCACTGTAAGCGATGTGGGAAGAGTTTTTGGTCTCTTGGAGCCTTGACTCATCACAAACAGTACCATACACATTGTACCACGGCTGAGCCCGAGTCCAGTCCCCCAGTTAATGGCCGTCCCCGCAGAGTCTCCTGCCCCATTTGTGGGCTCAAGTTTCGTAAAAGGGGTAGTTTGGCATGGCACATGCAGCGACAtaaacaaaagaagaaagaggtACATACTTGTGGAGAATGCGGCAAGTCCTATCGCTTGCTCACCTGTTTCCTGAAGCACCAGCTTATACACGCAGGTGTCCAGGATAATCCTCCAGCAATCAAGTCTTTTGATTTTCAGGTAGAGCAGGTAAAAAAGAATGCATACAGCTGCACGGAATGCGGGAAACTCTTCTCCCGTGCGATGGCGCTCCAGTTCCACATGAAAAGTCATGGGTACGAAACTGGCTTTTCAAAGTCCCAAGCCAAGGAAGGGTTGCAATGCCCAACCTGTCTTAATCAATTTCAAAATGAAGCAATGTTAGAAAACCATCAGAAGAGTTGTGGAAAAACAAAAGATGATAAGGGCGGTGAGGTGCCAATCACAGAAAGTGCATTGAAGTCAGAAGCAAAAGTTTTGCCAGAGCCCAAAACAGCAGATCTGAAATATAAATGTGTGGACTGCGGAAGAAGCTTTGCTGTTGTTGGAGCACTTAATTTTCATAAAAGAATCCATCTTAAGAGTCACACTAGTCTGGTCAAAACAAAAATTTCCAGACTTAGTCGGGTGGCAAAATTGACAACAGAGCAGAAAGCTGGCAAGTATCCATTTACTTGCTCTGATTGCGGCAGACATTTTACGAATAATTCTGCTCTAGGAACTCACAGGCGATGGCACACTGATAAAAAATTTGCTGGATTTTTGTCAAAAGAGGAGAAAACTTCTGTTACAAAATCTGTTGACAATGGGCCATTTCTTTGTAATCTCTGTGGCAAGGGAttcttttatttatgtgttctTCGCCGGCATCAGAAACACCACCCCCCAATCGAAGCCAATCCACCCGAAAAGGCCCACACGGCAGACATGGTCTCTGAATCAAAGACTAGCCCCTCAGCAAGCTCTTTAGCTTGTCCAGAATGTGACATGACCTTTTATGGAGGAACGCAGTTGGCTACCCATTTTGAAATGTACCATGCCACTTCTGAAAAATCATCCCCTCATGTCCCTTCCCCCAAAGTCCCATCAGGTCAGACTGGCATGCCAGCCAATGCCCCATCAAATACCAGCCCCTCAAAAAAGAACAGCTTGAAACTAAAAGTTCACCAATGTCCCCACTGCCCAAAGAATTACCCTAAAATCAGAGGTTTGCGAGCCCACAAATGGCAAGCACACAGGAAACCAATTAAGCCCGTTGTGCCCCTGAAGCCCTTCCCTTGCCCTGATTGTGAAAAACGGTACAGTTCTCAGGGAGCCCTTTACAATCACCGAAAGACCTGCAAAGCAGTAAAGGTAGAGGCCCCCAAACCCCCAGTCACAAAAGTGAAAGTTAAAGTGGAAGAGACTCCTGTTTCACGCAGGCCTGTGGAGCTGGTTAGCAAATGCTTTTTTAAGTGCCACAAGTGTGGAAAAGCTTTCCCCAGTGAGGAGCAGCTAAAGGCTCACAAGGATGTAGCAAAGACTCGGCCTTTCTGTTGTGCTCTCTGTTGCCGTGGCTACTGGACAGAagcccagctgcagcagcatctCTCCTGGCACGACGAGGTTCgtaaaaggctgcccactgaaCTCCGATACAGGCTCAGTACCTCAGTCTCCTCCGGGCTCAAGCCTAAACCTCAGTCCTCTCTGCCCAGCCCAGAGAAACACTCGCCGCCGCCTCCTCAAGTCAAGCAGTACCTAGCAAAACCTGTCGCACCTCCCCGCCAGAAGGGGCACAAGTGTCAGCACTGTGGCAAATCTTTCCTGTCCCCCCTGGCCCTGCAGCATCACCAGGCTCAGCACAAGACTAACCTAGCCCAACCCACTTACCACTGCACTCTATGCCCCCTCACCTTCACTGAGATTCGAGAGCTCATTGATCACCACCAGGAATGCATGGGTGATAAAGAACGGAAAGATTCCGATTCTGGTCCACCCACTAGAGACGGTGACGGCTTGACGTGCATCGAGTGTGGAATGTCCTTTGGTCAAGAGACTGAGTTGCATCAGCACTACATTGAACATGCACGTGGAGAATACTGA